GCTGTAAAGTCTTGAATCCAAGGTCTTATAGAAGCTGGGGTTTCTATGTTTTTATTTCTGTTTATGGCATCTTTAGTTCCATAGTATAATGTTTCATATGGATAAGCATCTGGTACGGATAGTTTATAAGTTCCGTTTGCATAGTGACTTGGGTACATCATAGGGTTAATCGTGTCAACTACGTTACTTACAGCTTCCCAATATTGACCTAATCCCATATCATCTGTTACAGATCCTACTAGACCATATACATCTGCTCCTATATATACTTCTTCTGGAGATAATTGTTCTCTAGCAAACTTTAAGTAATTTTGAATTGTCTCTGGCTTACTTTCTCCTTTAGTGTTTCTGTAATCCAATACTTTATCTAATTTACCACCATTTGATGCTGGGAATCTTACATAATCAAATTGTATTTCGTTAAATCCTGCCTTTGCAGCTTCTTTAGCTACGGCAACATTATAATTCCATAATTCCCTGTCGTGAGCAGAAGCCCAAATAAGTCCATCACTTTTAGTATATGGTTTATTATTAGACCTATATACAATAACTCTGTCTGGATGTGCTTTAGCATATGTTGGATCTTTGAAAGATACAATCCTAGCTATGGCATAAATATTATTATCCTTTAATTTTTTCATAAGTGCTGCCACATCTTTGATTGGTGCTCTTTTATTTGCATCTGGAGCATACTTTTCAGCAGCTTCTGTTTTGAATAACATGTTTCCATTGTCATCTTTAACGTCTATTACGAAGGCATTAAT
This window of the Anaeromicrobium sediminis genome carries:
- a CDS encoding putative glycoside hydrolase — encoded protein: MKKKIVALCLSLALVVGVVGCTKKDTPVSGTDSGVEVVDSKGEEVTETTSTDVKDETSQGKEGTKKENNLVYISASKLRMREEAKGDANIVDNLLKGSQVTVLESAVDEQNREWYKVSFDGKEGYIAAEYTVKDRRELLSEKLRNLDFSPQNKVESYPSNPKQEVRGVYVTLYSASNSKIDELIEMTKRTKINAFVIDVKDDNGNMLFKTEAAEKYAPDANKRAPIKDVAALMKKLKDNNIYAIARIVSFKDPTYAKAHPDRVIVYRSNNKPYTKSDGLIWASAHDRELWNYNVAVAKEAAKAGFNEIQFDYVRFPASNGGKLDKVLDYRNTKGESKPETIQNYLKFAREQLSPEEVYIGADVYGLVGSVTDDMGLGQYWEAVSNVVDTINPMMYPSHYANGTYKLSVPDAYPYETLYYGTKDAINRNKNIETPASIRPWIQDFTAKWVKGYIKYGPKEVEAQVRALDELGIKEYMLWNAANRYSEDGVK